The Leishmania mexicana MHOM/GT/2001/U1103 complete genome, chromosome 25 genome contains the following window.
tgtgtgcttgtgcgtaGGGTGTACGCACCCTCTATCTCGTTGTTTtttcgcgtgcgtgcttgtgcctgtgtgtccgtgtgtgtgtgtgtgtgtgtgtgtgttgccgcACGCTTGTTGCTGCCACATCCGTAAACTACCGCATTCCAAATGGAAAGGCGAAGACGGACGCGAGATGAGCAGCTGTCATCTAgggacgccgcggcgcttTGCTCTTGTGTAGTGTCGGGTGTCGAGCGAGTGCTAGGCAAGCACAGACGGAGTAGAAGATGTCTGAGCAAGTCGTTTGCTCTCCATTATCCGCGCTCCcgctcaccgccaccactgccgcgcATGCCTCTCTGCCACCATCCGGCACCTCGACTGtcgctctccttccctctctccccaccgcctcttgcacatgcgcgtgcatcctccacgcacacgcacacacatatcgGCGCATGCGTCTCGCCGCACAGCTTATTTTCAGCTCACCACTTTGCATGTGTTTCCTCCTCCcgtgttttcgttttctttgcATGTACCCCGTCTGTCTTGCGTGTATACCTGTGCGCAACATCATCTCTCTCACCTgatctcctcccctcccctcctctcctccacacacacacaaacatacgcgcgcgcctcgctgcccgACGTCGTTTTCTCCTATTCGTTGTCGTTTTAtctgctcccctcccccccctctctccctctgtgtgtgtgtgttcctcTAACAGCAGCTACGCctccgcacacacaggcacgcacacacccacgcctgcgcacacgcacacaggcacacggTCAGCCATGCCCGCCAAACAGAAGAAGGGGCGCGGAAAGACGGTAAACCTTTTCGAGTTCAATGAAGACTACATCCCTGAAGAGGCCCTCGACTGGGCCGAGGATGACTGGATGACGGCGGAGCAGGTCGGCGTGGCGAAGCTGTCCGAGAAGAttgcgaagcagcggcaggagtACAGTCGCGTGGCTAACAACACATTAGACCAGCAGGAGAGCTTCCGCACGGCGGCCGTATCGGAGCAGAAGAAGTGCTTCACCATTGACGACCTGCAGCCACCGTTTGTGGCCCACTTCGGTAACCTGCGCAACGGCACGACCGAGGAGGacttcctctccctcttcaaCCGCGacgccatcaccacccacCGCCTCATCAACCAAGATGGAAAATCCTTCGCATTTGTGGAGTTCGTctccgcgcaggcgctgacggtggcgctgtcTCTAGACCAAACCTTCCAGCGCGGTCGCCGCATGTACGTCGACCTCGCTACACAGAAGcaggtggagcggctgctcaACCGCAACACGAACGAGCGCCCGGGCATGTCCCGCGATTCAGCTGGTCAGCAACAGCCTGGCGGCCTCGCCGCCATGGGGCTGTCCCGCGACGTCTTCGGCGGGCAGCAGCCCGAGGACCAGCCGGGAATGCCATCAATGGGCAGCCGCTCGAACTTCGGCTCTCGCGCCGACCTCCACAACCTCGGCGACCTGTCGCGCGACATGCTAGGttcggcggtgcagcaggcatCGCCCACGTCGTGCAGCCCGATATGCGGCGCCGGCTCCCCAATGAGCTTTGGCAACtggcgcagcgacgccacggagcagcagcccgAGTTTCCCGTCCCGCGCGAGAactgccgcagcgaggaCAGCTTTGACCGCCGCGCTGGAAgcctgcgccgcagcagcggcccggTCAGCCCGGCCCCCCCTGTTCTGCCGCCGGAGCCGAAGTCGAACCCGTTCAGCGGGGAGACAGGTAACTGgcgcgatgcgccgcgcgccgaGGTGCCGAAGATAGAGGAGCTGTCGGCAGTCACTGCCGAAGGTGACACGACTGCGCCGAACGAGCTCAAGACGGAGGAACacaacgccggcggcgccaacaacagcggcgcagccagCAGCCCAAGTAGCAACGGTCGCGGtcgcggcgcaggcggtaTGGGCCGTGGCGGTagtcgcggcggccgcggtggcgccggctCCTGTGAGAGGAGCTCCTTCGGCGGCGAGAGGAGCGGCTTTGGTGGCGAGAGGAGCGCGCCACCCAAGCCGTCCGGCCCCGTGAACACGGACAAGTGGGCTGACCTGCGCCGCAGCTAAGCGAATACGAAGCGGCAGTCCCCGCCCATATCCATGTGCACATGTGTTTCTCATGTTTCCCTCCTCTTTCAATATCTCTGCTCCTAAAGTCTTAAGCGTAGCGTCGGGGTATGCGAGGGGGGTGGCATGGATCGATGGGGTTCACGGTCGGTGTCTGccggtgtgtctgtgcctctgtgtgtgtgtgtgtgtgtgcgtgcgtgattGCGCTTCCATCGGTGTCGACACTGCTGAACGCATTCGATTTCTGTTCTTTCATCTTTTCAGGCTGCGGATACTCTTGAGTGTGGGGCGTGACatcggtgtgcgtgtgtgtgtgtgtgtgtgtgtgtgtgtgtgtgcttgccaCCGGTAAGCATGTGCTGTGCTCACAGTCGGTTGGCTTGTCCCCTCTCGGCGCATGTGTGCCCTTGGATAATGCGGAGCCACATTGCGGTCACGgtgccatcaccaccaccaccaccacccgcttTGCCCCCGTCACCACGGTCAGCAGTGAtacacgccgccgccgcctccagcactcGGGCGCATCTCTTCATCGTTAACTcgttcttttcctttttctctgTGAGCAACTGTGTGATTCGGAGCGATTTAATGAAAGTGTAAGCGAACAAgccatatatatatatatatataagcaACAAGaactcctcccccctcctcctcctcctcccctcttccccctcctcctcctccgcctcggaCACACGCGGAGACGACAGCggacagacacgcacgtgcgtgaAACCGGAGGTGCGCGAAGGGAGACGGTCCaagcagcgcgagagagggaggggaacggagagaaggggaagagtCCAcagacccacacacacacacgcacacacacacctacagagagggggaggatggGGACCCCCATTGCTTAACCCAAGTGTGTGTCGTTTGTAAGAGAGAAGCctgatgcgtgcgtgtgtgtgtgtgtgttgaagAGGCCTTTTTTCATTCCCTTGGTGTATGGTTGCACGCGGCTCTTCGCCGTGGCTGTCGTTTTACTTTTCCTTGCTCCAGCCTCATTTTGCGTTTTGTTTTCTGCGCTTGATGGTTGCTCATCAGACGAAGATGGAGTGCCAAGCACACCGCCAGGAGGAATATGTGCGCCTTGCGCACCCTCGCTTGTAtccctctgcccctctcgtgccacacgccaccgtcgccctccactctttctcttcctcctctgccttgtTGGCcctgcggtgcgtgcgtggtgtgtgtgtgtgtgtgtgtgtgtgtgttcctgCTTTGGCGTGTGGGGCCTCTTTTTCGTTGGTGTTTGATGTATGGGTGGCCGCTGTGTTCGAATTCGAGAGACTGAAGccgccgagggagggagagacagcgtgcagcggcacgcgtGCCTTGCGAGGGATGCGCTGGAGAACGGTTGCTCTTCCCCTGGCGTGTGCCCTCCACTCGCCTTTGGCTCCCCCTTGATATGAGTaatgtgtatgtgtgcttgtgtgcgtgtgtggtgcgtCGTAGCTTGTCGTTCCGTGTTTCCTtttccttgtgtgtgtgtccactAACATCGTAAGCGAATCTCCCCTCAGCATACAAGCAATGCCCAGACGCACCCGTTTGACACCCAGACGCGGGacaaggcgcgcgcacgtggcCACCGGATGCGTTTCCCAGCCCCGCTCTTTTGCCGCCTGCGCGTCCCATGTAGAGcggccctctccctctcatgCAAGTCTTcgcgccagctgcgcgcAGCCGGaccacgccagcgccgcccctccccaccctccctccccccctccccacccaaCCAAACCACGACTCCATGGCCCGGCAGCCCGCCTGGCCGGGGCCCCAAGCGGCACCCCTTCCCCGGGCCCAGACCCctcggccgctgcgcagagccaagccccccccccgccgaAAGGGGGCGCCGGggcggccaccacgccgcgaaggcggcgcgcgagagagggaacAAGACGAGGCAGTATGGAGAGCGCACCTGAACGAGGACGGGGGCatggagggaggcggcggccaccgacGCAGTGCGTGCATGACTGCACCATGCGcgcaccccccctccctagAGGGGGGGGAGCTGAGTGCGCACGTCGTGCTGCTCCTCCAACGCGGAGGTCGGAAGGAacagaggaggacgacgacgaggttGACGACGGCCGTGCGAATGACATGAGGAGGAATAAGGttggcacacacgcgtgctaAGAAATTAATTCAGAAGGCACCGAACACGAAGGGCAAGGCGGCCACCAATGGCGGCACAAGTCACTGCAAGCACATGCAGGCGCACCCATCCACTCCGTGCGCGGCCCACTTAGCTGTCCGTCGGGACAATAGCCTTGGCGGCGTTGCCGCGCAGGATATGGCGGATCGTCGGGATGCTGCAAACCAGCACCCACGCCACCATCAGAGCGACAATGCCCCAGAAGGCTCTCAGGTCGGGATACTTGTCGCCCTGCCATGCCACCTCGCAGTTCATGCCGAAGATGGAGGCCAGGAGATTTAGCGGCAGGCAGATGACGGCGACCTGGCTGAGGATCTGCATCTTGAAGTCCATGCTCGCCGAGCTCTGAGACATGCGCATCGACACACCCGTCACGAAGTTCAGGTTCGCCTGGTTCAAGATGTCAcgcgcgtcgtcgaggcGGTCCGCCATCTGCGTGTTCTtgtccagcgcctccttgtAGATGGGCATGACGTGCACCATGTCACACGCGACGAAGCTGCCGCGCATGGAGGGCGTCACCaactcgcgcagcagcttctccttcaTGTAGAGCAGGCCACGGAAGGACgagatgcggcggcgcagcagggcgATACGTCGCAGCAGGTCCGGCTGGTCACGCACGCCCGGCGCGATGAGGAGCACCATCTCGTCGATGCAGTCCACCTCActcagcagcgtcgtcgggTCCGGCAGCATCATCTCGCTGGAGTACGCGACCAGTGTGGCGAAGACGATGCTCGGCGTGAGCACGCTGCTCCCGAGGCTGGTCGTGTCCATCGGATTCACGCGCAGTTCCAGGgcccgcaccacctcctccaggcCGAGGAACCTCTTGTCGTGCATCGTCACGATCAGCGTGTCCGTGATGAGCACCGAGCACCAGACAAAGCCACGAGAGGCGTCGAAGGCTTCGCCGCTGAAGTTGCCCTCGTCAGCCGCGGCAGTCTCATCGGTGTTGTACAGCGGGTTGATGGCGCAGCTCACCACACCGTGAGCGTACTGCGCCAGGCTCGGCTGTAGCTCCACCACGTCACTCTCCGTCGGCCGCGCAACGGCAtccagcaccgccgacggGATGTTCACGCGCCATGGAAGGGCGTTCAGGATGGCACGGCGCTCCTCCGGCGTCTCGCCCTCCACGTCCACCCAGAGAGTGCTGTCCTGACTCACCTGCACGTTCTTCAGCATCACGTCCTTGCGCACAAACCAGaaggagctgccgctgcggttgACGGTGAGGTAGCGCTGGCGGGCGGTGAGCGGCGACAACTGGTGTGTCGCAGCGACGCCAGGAGTGACGTCGTCAAGCTTGGAGCGCATCATGGCGGAttgagcgagggagggggagggggaggggggagtaGTCGGGGCGTCCGTTCTTCGTACTTTAGCTTGCGTACAGCGGTGCACACGTTTTGCCTAGTCGCTGTCCCTATGGCGGTCGGCGGAGGTGATGTGCGAGGAGGGGGCTGTCCTGATAACGTTCAGGTTAAAGACACGAAAGGCGGTGTATCCTCGGGTGTGTTTTGGCAGCGGTGACAACTACGCTGGTTCGGTTAGCGACAgggcggtgtgcgtgtgtgtgtgggaacgtgtgtgtgtgtcggcctTGTGGCGTGTGCAGCAACGCAGACGCGGgcgagaaaggggaggggagtggggggtGGGACGACTAGAGAGCCAATCGCCGTCGAAGCACGCCCATCCCACATCCGTAGCGGatcacacacgcgcagacggACACGCCGGAGGGGAAGatggagcggcggcggtgggagggggagggcgggagaCTTGGAACACGAACGAAAGCGAGAAACAGGAGAAAACGTACGACGACTTCGGcaaacgaggaggagagggaagggggacgTCACAACATaaaagagcgagagcgagaaggacAGGGTATGCAGCGGGGTGCGGGCACCTCTGGCAGGTGATGCACCGAGGAAGGaaggggtgtgtgtgtgtgtggtggaggATGACGGTTTGCGTTGTCGGTCATAGAGTCGTTCGTGCATTGTGGGGATGTTGTTGAAGGGGTGTCAacagagaaggaaagagcgagtgtgggggtgggtagATGACGGTATGGGGTTGATGCCGCCTTCAACGTCATAGCTGGTGAGGAcggtgggaaggggggaggtaACAACAGCCAgtggccgcgcagcaggcgatgCCTGATGCACAGGCACGTAAAGCTCATCCGCGACACCGTCCTTCGACGGTCCATGACCTCTGAGCTGACTGCGTGTGCCGCTACGGGGCGCTTGTTGTGTTTTATCAACCTCCgtttgcctttttttcgtaCGTCGCTACTCAAGCGATAtaccgccactgccgtcgcaCTCAGGCGGTACGTAAGCGTTACGGGAGAGTGCATGCGCACAACACGGTCCATGCTGTTCCTCGGCTCGTCGCTGCGACGGTACCCCATCTTTCCTCTGTCGATCCTGTGCCTGAGCATCCGCGTCAGCCGAGCTCTGTTGCGGAGCCGCGTCCGTAAGCGTGCACATCACTTCGAAGGGAACAAAATGGAGAACCAACGTATGCGGAAGAAGAGCGGTGGTAGGCGGAGCGGCTCGTGAGGAGacgcaggggggagggctgctgccgctggcctACTCATGACAGGATGCTGCTTGGCTTCAGCAGACCCGACGGTCGCGCCTCGAATCCCCCCACATGCGGCGCATCACCCCTACTGCTCTGCCAACAACcgacacatgcacacgcaggTGACGAAAGCTAAGAGAGATGCATCGGAATggcagtgcggcggcggcggagaggcgaggcgccgttgccgcgtCCCCTCGCACTCCTGCTCTCTCGAGTACCGCCATAGCAACACGAGGAGAGCGCAGGGACGAGATGGTAACAAATAAAGGAAAACACAACGAGCGCacgcctgcgcgtgtgcgtgtcatGCACACCACAGCTCGCCACAACGACGCCGCCAACGATAATGATGCAGCCACCACCaacgcaacagcagccgcgacggcaacagaggaggagggaaggggagggagggagggagggggagtgaaCACAAGGGgctcggcagccgcacaaCCGTAGTGGCAAAGCCAATATAGATACAtctaatatatatataacgCGGTGACAGAAAACCGAGAGGAGCCCCGTAGAACGCGCTGATGTCTAAAAACCCGCTCCCaaccaccatcaccaccaccacacatcACCCTGCGTCCCTCTTCCGCATTAGCAAGAGCACGGGGACTCTCCACACGCCTTCCTCaccagacacacgcgcagactCGCTAGGCAAAGTGCTCCTGGAAGAGCGCACGCTGCTCTGCCGTCAACGCTtcgggcagcagcacattATAAGTGATATAGAGGTCGCCCCGCTCAGATGGCACGTGATGCCGCGGCATGCCTTCCCCTGCTATGCGTACCTGCTGCGTGTTCTGCATTACACCGTCCCAGTGCAGCGCCACATTGTGTCCATCCAGGTGTGTGAGGGCTTTTTCGAagcccagcagcgcctccttcagcgtGATGCTCACGTTTGCGTAGAGGTCGTTGCCGCTGCGATGGAACACCGGATGCAGCGCGCTGACCACCGTCAGCAGCACGTCGCCGGGCACCTGACCGGGTGCCTGGTCCGCCTCTAACTCGTACTTCAGCACGTGACCTTCCGGCAAACCCTCCTCGATGTCCAcgctcagcaccgcctctccAGGGAGGACCATCTTGCCACGGCACACCGGACACACGTGCGCCACATGCGTACCCTTGCCCTGGCAGCGCGGGCAGACCTGCTCCATCTGCTGCACAAAGCCGGGCGCAATCTGCACTCGCTGCACCAGGCGACCGCGGCCCTGGCAGTGTGGACACTTCACCacgtcctcgctgctgcgcgcgccggTGCCCTTGCACGCCCGGCAGATCTTGCGCTTGGCAAACCTGGACGTgtgggcagcgccgcggtaGATGTCCTCGagcggcaccaccatcaGCAGCTCCATATCCTTGCCGCGTTCCGCTTCGGCCTGCTGGCCAACACCTaaaaaggcgaagaaggggttcatctgctgctgctgctgctgcggtttCTCCAGCCTCGCCACACCATCGATGCCAAGAATGTCGTAGATCTTGCGCTTGCGGCGGTCACCGAGGATTTCGTATGCGCGCTGCACTCGCTGGTACACGAGGCGGTACGAGTCCTGATCGCCAGCGGCGACATCGGGGTGGTACTTCATTGAAAGCCGCCGAAATGCATTCTTGATATCGCGCTCGGTGGCGTCCTCCCGCGCCTCACCAAGACCGAGCACGGCGTAGAAGTCGTCCTCCGGCAGTCGTAGCACGGCATCGACGGCCTTCGCGTCCTCGTCACGCGGATCTGCAGCACTCACCATGTGCACCGGTACCTCCGCAACGAGGGCCGCCACCCACACCAGGACCAGCaatgccgccaccacccgtGTCGTGCGCCGGCCTCGCATCGTATTAGGGGACTCGGTCCACACAAGACAAGAAAATGGATGAGtcaagggagagagagagagacagagcaCGAAAGGAGCGATGCCGAACGTGTGGCCAAGCGAAGCGATGCGcccgggggaggggcggggcggggcggggcggggcggggcggggcggggcgggcgaCGATTCTCCGCCAAGCTACCTCAGTGTCCCTGTTCCTGTCGTACTTCCATGCAAGGCCCTGAGCACGTTACAAGTGGATGAGTGCGTCCGCttgggaggggagggggagagagaacgaaTATGTATGTGCTCTTGAGGGACACCTACGTGCACCCCACACCCCCACGATGGCCGCCGTGTCCGAGTGTGCAAGGTATGCGCGCAGAAgggcagcgggagagagggggaaaggggggtgTCACAGAAGACGCAGTCACAGTGGATAGTGAGAAGAGGGGGTGCGAGGGGTGCGCCAAgctgtctgtgcgcgtgtttgcgtgtgtgtgtgtgtgtgtgtgtgtgtgctcagaACCTGTTGGGTGATGAGGCGATTCGTCGAGGTCCCACGCGTTCGATGGGAGATAGAGagacgtgcgcacgcgcgcacacacacagggaaaACGATACGGCGACGTGGCCAAAGGAGAGGAGACAAGAGAAGAACACGAAGGCGTGTGCAgggatgcgtgcgtgttgcaTGTGCTTGGCAAGGAATGGAATGCAACGAGTGCGCCGTTgtccgctgcggcgggcaagaggaaggggagaagaggagcacCCGAGGAAGTGAGAACGAGGAAACTCTGAGTGACGGAGTGGGCTGATGGCTGGTGGCACCAGCTGCACAGGTACGCTGGCGCACCTATCCTCAGTCTTTGGCCACCCTGgtggcccctccccacctccactCCCGGCTACCTTTTCTTCTTGGTCACAGACGATGCTACCGCACATGCGTTGTCGGCCGTTgcctctgcgcgcgtgtcggTATCAACGCCTCACGCTCGCTGTCGCTCGTTTGCGGACCTGTTGCGGTTCTCTGTTTACCTCTTCGGTCTCTCTCATGGGGGCTGGCTGAGCGTACCCTGCCGTTGCCTCTCAgggcggggaagggaggaacagcacgcacgcacttgGGTAACACAGCGAGAGgtaacacacacatacacttATACAGATAGATGTACACACATGCGAAGAGAGGGCATACCGGAGTggtggggaggtgggggagagacagGCAGGGGCATAATAGCTCACGTCCCAGCCACACGACTCCTCAGCTCACTGCCTCGCACCGCGTCAATGTGTGCGCGTACGTACCTGTGAAGGAGGTGCAGAGTATGCGGGCAGAgacggcagctgctgctggcgctcacagacgcacgccaccAACACAGACGCCACGTCAGACGCCGGGTGCGCGAACCACGGTTCGACGCGCTCGCAGAAGGCGCGGTACGCGTCTGCTGCGGAAGCCTCCGTGGCGAAAGGCCACTGATCGTGCGATGTCGCCGGCACCTtgtgcagcgccggcgcagtCATGCCACCTGCGACGCAAAGTATTATGGACGCAAATCCGGGCTCAggcggcactgccgccccaTCATCGAGGGGCTCTTCATCGCCGCATACGGCGGCAGCCACCTCCACTGCGGAGTAggcgtgcagctgcgacaAGAAGCGGCCGGCAAGCGGGGTGATGAGCTCCACGGGCAGCTGCACTCGCCGCCATGCGCTGTGCATCGACACAtcctcgacggcgccgctgctgccgtgttGGAGGCGGACACCCTGCATGGGCGTCCACATCCACAGaagctgcgctggcggcaccAGGACGGTGCGACAAGACGGTGTTGTGGTCGCCCCTCCAAAGACGAAGTAGCTGCGgggctgccgcgcgccgccggtgccgggaACCGGGGCCACGCAATGGCCGTAGCGCGCCACGGGCCACTCGCCTTGCACGTCGCCCGTGTTGGGCTCGTACTGCGCAGACCATGTCCCCTGC
Protein-coding sequences here:
- a CDS encoding DNAj-like protein → MRGRRTTRVVAALLVLVWVAALVAEVPVHMVSAADPRDEDAKAVDAVLRLPEDDFYAVLGLGEAREDATERDIKNAFRRLSMKYHPDVAAGDQDSYRLVYQRVQRAYEILGDRRKRKIYDILGIDGVARLEKPQQQQQQMNPFFAFLGVGQQAEAERGKDMELLMVVPLEDIYRGAAHTSRFAKRKICRACKGTGARSSEDVVKCPHCQGRGRLVQRVQIAPGFVQQMEQVCPRCQGKGTHVAHVCPVCRGKMVLPGEAVLSVDIEEGLPEGHVLKYELEADQAPGQVPGDVLLTVVSALHPVFHRSGNDLYANVSITLKEALLGFEKALTHLDGHNVALHWDGVMQNTQQVRIAGEGMPRHHVPSERGDLYITYNVLLPEALTAEQRALFQEHFA